In Zalophus californianus isolate mZalCal1 chromosome 16, mZalCal1.pri.v2, whole genome shotgun sequence, the sequence GCTTTTAAAATTGTACATGTTTCCTTTAAATTCATGTCATTGTGTTagctcttggattttttttttcctttcaattaacTGGAACTTATCTCCTAACAGGAATTTCTCTTGGAATTGGGCTGCTTACAACTTTTATGTATGCAAACAAAAGCATTGTAAATCAGGTTTTTCTAAGAGTAAGTATAACAAGTAACTAAAAAAACCATTAAATGTGTCTGTAGAATTAATTATATACTCATTTTTGAGAGAAATAGGAATTAAGATCGTTTTCTTGACAAATTTAAATAGACATGTTATAGCATCCACGATACATTAAATTTTGTTATCTAAATGATCTGTCCTAATGCTAAattgtttcactttattttctttgtatgttgAGTCCCTGATAGAAAAGCTCGATAGTATTAAAAGATTTAGAATTCACTATTTGATCTGATTTGTCAAGTGCCTTCATATTTTGAGTAATTTGACCAAACTAGGTAATATAATATCATTAAAAACTTTAGCTGTTGccctataaaatttaaaatagttaaataaaatgtacatcgAATAGGTATTAAACTATTTAGGTCTCTCTTAAGAAAAATTGAACCCAATAGTTTTTTCATAAcacaaattataaattattagtcATATAAATTATTGGAGGAAATAGGATTAGTTTATAAAATTTCACCTTCAAGCAACTTTAAAGGGTGATACCTGTGTAAAGGATCATGCATTCTGACCTGGATATTTGTAGTTAGAACGTATCAAACCAAAAGGGTGATACCTGTGTAAAGGATCATGCATTCTGACCTGGATATTTGTAGTTAGAACCTATCAAACCATAAAAATGTAATTCAGGGTTTAAAATAGGTAAaacttttatagattttatttatttgacagagacagcgagagagagaacacaagcagcggggggagtgtgagacagagaagaaggcttccctcggagcagggagcccgatgcagggctcaatcccaggaccctgggatcatgacctgagccgaaggcagatgctcaactgactgagtcacccaggcccccctaaaacttttaattaaactagtaattaaaacaattttaaggggcgcctgggtggctcaatcgattaagcgtcctactcttgatttcggctcaggttctTGTGAGACCAAGCCTCTGTCaaactctgcactcagtgggcaCTCTGCTGCTtatccctctccactccccctacccctaccccatgcatgctctctctctcaaataaataaaatctttttaaaaaatttaagtgaggggcacctgggtggctcagtcggttaagcgtctgtctgccttcagctcaagtcacgatcctgagaagcggggagcctgcttctccctttcgctctgctgctccccctgcttgtgctgtcttgctctctctgtcaaataaataaaatcaatcttaaaaaaaatttaagtgacaTTAATAACAAATCACCTTGTTAAAATCTTACTGAATTGtttgaaaattctaaaaattatactTAACAAATcctaataaatgcatttttaaagttctgttttgTCAGGGAGGCAAAAATAGGTAAAGTTTGTACTTGGACGGGTCCTTTATGTCAGCTTGTAGAAGATTGGGCTTCTTTGAAGCCTGGGTAACGTGGGTAATGTTTTAATACAGTGAAGAAACTTGTATTTTGaagaatttgtttaaatatgagttctgttttgttcactaagGATAGAGTGTGATGATGtacaatttaatatatttttattaagattagTCTGTTAAAATGTGTTAATAAATTagtcattaaataaaatagtttaatgttatttataattCTGGCATAATTCATAGTAACAAatcataaaattgtttatttttcaggaaaGGTGCTCAAAGATTCAGTGTGCTTGGTTACTGGTATTCTTAGCAGGATCTTCTGTTCTTTTATATTACACCTTTCATTCTCAGTCACTTTATTACAGGTAATTTGAGGTCCAAATACACAATCACATTTTTTATGTAATCATTTATTTCATagcactttgcatatattttaactTGCACATAATTATTGTTAGAGTTCAATTTTTACCTGTTCCTCTCCTTCCAAGATTAATAGGTCTAAGTGACTTATTCAGATTTGTATATCAGTGCCTTGGCTCATGGCAGGTACTATTTAATTTTTGatacttaaatttttacttatataatCAATAATTTTGAATACCATTAGGTTTTTGGTGgtggtctttttaaatttttattttcgacaaaaattatatatacttaatatatataacatgatgttttgatatatgtatacattatgaaatgattacacaatcaagctaattaacatatccatcacctcccttagttatgtgtgtgtggtgagaacacatGATCTGTTTTTAGAAGCAAGGAGAAGACTTACTAAATGACAGTTCTTAAGTTTCCATGTCAGATGgaagtgttttgaatttttggCTTTTGGCTTCAGTAGAGCTAGAGAGATGTGGACAGTCTGGGATATACTTTGTAGGGGGAACCAATACCATTCAGATTGCATTGGGTGGGTAGGTAGGGGGTAAGAATCAAAGATGACACCTAGGATTTAGTCTCAGCAACTGGCTGGATGGTGATGCCATTTATGGGCTGGGAAAGACTGGGGAAGGAACTGGTTTTGGTGGGAAAATAAGTAGTTTTACTTTGAACATGTTAAGTTGGTGAGATCATGTAGAACTGTTAAAAGTGATTATAGCTGTATGTCATTAGCTTAGAATTAAGGTTAGGGCTATAAATTTTGGTGTTATCCAGCATACAGTTGGTatctaaaaactatagaactcACCaagactgagggaaaaaaaagtatagacaggagagggggcaggacTGGACATGCAgcaaaggagatttaaggaaccATCAATCACATAATGAAAACTAGAAGTGTGAAGTTAGAAGTCTAGGAAGAAGTAATTCAGGGAGGAAAGATGGAAAACAAGAAGTGACCTTTGAATTCAGCAAGACGGAAGGAACTGGTGATCGTGacaaaagcaattcagtggaaAGGAGGGAACGGAACCTTGATTGGCGTTGGTTGAGTAGAGAATGGCAGATAATCTAGTATTTAGTGAATTTTTTAGATTACAGGCTAGCTTTCCAACCATGACATGCTGGGaagacttgtttttctttattctatggaggaaagatttgaaatttaaactttaaatttattttgcattataTGCAAAATGCAATCTGAGTGGTAtttgaaacatttgaaaagtctctttaaaataagcaaaatgatttTCCATTCTATTTATTACATGAACTCTAACATATTGCCAAACTCACATTTTTTACACatcaaattaaagtaaaatatttggtAGCAAATTTAAAACCCTTATCAAACTTGACCTTTGTATGATGCTCTGGTTAagttttgacatttttctcttggtagcttaattttcttaaatcctACTTTGGACAATTCAAGCTTCTGGGAAGTACTTTGGATTGTTGGAATTACAGACTTCATTCTGAAATTCCTCTTCATGGGCTTAAAATGCCTTATTTTGTTGATGCCTTCTTTCATCATGCCTTTTAAATCCAAGGTAAGAAACTAACTTTGTTTATTGAAAAAACATTAGCAAAACCACATTAATGCTATTTAGTCTTTGTTGAAATAACTCTTTTATAACTTTTCAGTTTCCTAAATAACCTAATTTATCTGTATCACTTCAGCCTGGCAACCACTGCTCAAAGACTTGAACCCAAATATTAATCTAGTccaataaaatcagaattatatTTGCTTCAGAATAATCTAATCAGTCCCCATAtcacatatagaaaaataaaatttagatttgTACTTCTGTTCTCCTCCAGGGCTTTATCAATTAATAATTGATAACTGACTATATTCAGTGTTTTTCCCATATTCAGTAAaaactttaatataaatttttataatcagcaaaaatgttttaatttagtaTACATAAATTTTCAGTCATTCTTTAGAAATCTTTAGAAATTGTGAAAACGAGGTTGAGATTGTCAATCATAACCATTATCATTATGAAGATTAATTTTATAGTTATTGTGCCATATGCTCATGATTATTTCAGTCCAATATGAAATATTTGTGTTATGTATATAAGTAGCTTGTgtagctgttttctttttccttcgtTTTTAGGGTTACTGGTACATGCTTTTAGAAGAATCATGTCAGTATTACCGAACTTTTGTTCCCATACCAGTTTGGTTTCGTTACCTTATAAGCTATGGGGAGTTTGGTAATGTAACTAGACGGAGTCTTGGGATATTGCTGGCTTTACTCTACCTCATACTAAAAGTAGgtaacatggggtgcctgggtggctcaggccacgatcccggggtcctgggatcaagccccacgtcgggctccctgctcagcaggggagtctgcttctccctctccctttgcccctccccctttgcccctcccccctactcgttctccctctcaaataaaatcttaaagaaaaagttgGCTTAAGTCTATAAATTGAGTAAAATATTCCATAAttggattttaaatatatttagaatgaaATGAATATGCAATAAGCATTAAGTTAATATCAGTATTTGATATTATGGGATTTTAGCTTATATCTCTGGGTTTAACAGGgctctttgaattaaaaaattctcttatttcctctttcagCTTTTGGACTTTTTTGGACATCTGAGAACTTTCCGACGGGTTTTACGAATATTTTTTACACGACCAGTAAGTACTttttatcagttaaaaaaaaaaactttacctttcttcattataaaaatgttttagttcaTAAATTTTACAAGTATGGATTTCatagggagcctggctggcttactcggtagagcatgtgactcttgattttgggtagtgaattcaagccccacattgggcatagagcttgcttaaaaaaaaaaaaaaaaaaaaagtgtggatttCATAATTACATGCTTTTTTAGTACTTTGGCACATGGGGCTTTGATgataatttcagttttatttctctgatcAGTTTCTTGACTTGAATGTTGACAACCACCTGATAGTTGATATGGTGCTTATATTTTTGAATGTGCCACTTCAGATCACTTGACATAAGGGTTTATATACATTCCCTTAAAAATCTTGTCATGAACTtttgtacttcctttttttaaaaattcacatggggcgtctgggtggctcagtcggttgaacatctgactcttggtttcagctcaggtcctgaatctcacaaccccatgtcgggctccgctttccgcagggagtctgcttaagattctctccctttccctctgtcccttccccctcagCACCCGttgctcacacatgctctctaaaaatacataaatctttaaaaaatgtttttcacaaaTGGTGGTTTTGTGTACTTCCATTAACTCTTTAGCTCCTATAAAAATGCTCTCATTATAATGTATTGTGTGTATGAGAAAAGCTCATTACCAAAAATGTCCCTTGAAATTTTCTTACTGGAAAAATTTCCCCACCAAGTCAGTTCTGTATACACAATAAGTTCACAGCATGGAATTTAACAATAAATTGAGACTCTATTGTCAGTTATAAACTTGATTATTATGTGATTCCACTGATGTTACACACTGCAGAGAAAGGCTCATTTGCTATTTAGTAGCCTCAAAGGTTGTCAGTACTCAGATGTGGACACTCTTTGGCTAATTGTAGAGCTAgtaatcttttacttttttaaagtaagctctgtgcccaatgtggggcttgaactcatgaccccgaaatcaagagtcacatgctctaccaactgagccagctaggtgcccctagaattaCTAATTGGATAACAAGTTTTGCTGCATCctattcagatttctttctttagacGGGTACATTAAAATTGAGAGTTCTGCTTTGATAAAGTTTATTCAGTTGATTATATGAGTATCAGCCATTTTACTGTAATTTAGTAAGGCTTGTGCTGAAATACTTTGATATTCATTCTCTGTGAGGCATAAAGAGAAATCAGTCTTTGATACTCTTTGTGAGTCTCTCATgaatacatgtatacacatattccTTAACTTTGCCAGGGAAATGGCAATCACCATCAAAATAAGTCTTCACCTGAAGGGAGTCTGCAAAATGCCAGAGgagtgctatttttttctttaagatttatttatttatttgagagagaaagagagtgggaggtgcagagggagagagaatctcaagcagctgTGCTCTAGcccccaaggcagggctcagtctcatgaccctgagatcacaacctgagccaaaaccaagagtctgaagcttaactgactataccacccaggcacccccaggggtGCTACTTTAAAAGTTTGTCAGCTTATGCTTATGTATCTGCAGTACACTCTgctaaatgacattttaatgaaGGAAAATTGGCAAGATCATCCATCAGTATCCcagtttatttctggaatcttGAACATtaccagacttaaaaaaaaaatcttatttttaaatatttttatcctttgagTCTTCGTTTGATTTTATTAACTCTCAGTATTTAGTAAAATAAGTTTAGATCATAGCCTCAGGTTGAGTCAGGTCATGCTTTGCTCTCATTACCATAACTGAACTTGGGTATTCTTCTCTTCAGCCACATTTTCCCCATCATTTCTACAAAAAGGTGATCTCATTGGCAACATTTTGTCATGTCTAGTTAATGACTATGGTCTACTGAATTTGGTGATGAAGTTAAAAGATCAAAAACTTTAAGGACtttaggagaaaaggaaattcaaagaATTGTGTTACCGTTCAGTCTGTTTTGACAGTATAACTCTACCCATGACATTTTGCAATTCGAGTTCTtttgtaaaactttattttttcctagtaCTAAGTGTTCTCTGACTTTTGTGATAATTAAGGATGACagtcaaattatttttagattgaGTAACAGGACACTGTTCAGTGGTCCCCAAACCTTCTTCATATTCAGTTCACTTAGAGAGCTTTCAAAAATTAGATTCCTGGGTCACATCCCAGTATGTCTGGACCTATTGAATCAATCTCCAATGTGGAGcacagaaatctatttttaaagctATCTCTACATGAGTTACATTCAGCCAGCCAAGCTTTGAATGGACTGTTTTGAACCAATGCCATAGGTAATAAGTGAGCTATTGGGTAATACCAGGTCACATAATACATGAATATAGATTTTATAATAGTGCTATTTCAGATTGCTTAGTCTCTTAAGCCAATTGAATTTGTAGCACTATCATTATTTGGGAAGTCAGTGAATCTAACAATCTTCCAAGATCCTGTTACGTATCTGATGAGTTCATCTGGATGCATGCAGTCCATCAAGATATGGTTCTGCATACACAGTTCAGCTTTGAAATATTTGTGTCCTTCAGGAGAGTTTTCAAATGCCTAGTTCCAGGGAGATTTGAGAAATACAGCATCACCTACGTATTTGAGTAACAGGGAGAGAAAGATTTGTTGATGAACAGAACTTTTTATCTTCATAGAGTTATGGAGTGGCTGCCAGCAAGAGACAGTGTTCAGATGTGGACATTTGTTCAATATGTCAAGCTGAATTTCAAAAACCAATTCTGCTCATCTGTCAGGTAAGTGTATTTTTTAAGCATACCAAATACAGCACTTCTCTGAGTCCCAAGTCATATTTATATtagttgaaaggaaaaaatctacaatGGTTAGCCTAAAGTAGCATTCAGGCCACATACTAGTTATTTCTTACCTGTAATCAGGGGTTTGATACATTAGCTAAATCTTGTCCCTTATGTTGTAATGACTTGTATGCAGAGGAATGTATGTAAGGCCCTTTCCTATACTTTATGGCAGTTACTCACCAAGACTTTATTAAGCTGTTAAGTAAAAGTTATTGTCTAGGGatagcttatatatatatattatatatagcttatatttattaaaagtcGTTAAATGAACAGTCAAAAGAACACTAGTGTCTCTACTACTGACACTGCTTTGTGTTCTTGAAtgtcatatttgttttcttatttgtaaaatgaaggattACTGCTCTCCAAAATGCCTTTCAGCTCTAGAGTATGATTCTCTGCAGtgtgatgattttaaaattaaaatgttatcaaGTATAAAGCCTAATTTTTAATTCCCTTACAGCATATATTTTGTGAAGAATGCATTACCTTATGgtttaacagagagaaaacatgtCCACTGTGCCGAACTGTGATCTCAGaccatataaataaatggaaagatggagCTACTTCATCCCACCTTCAAATATACTAAGTTGTACAAACTATGAAGGCCACAAAACATTAATTTCATTTGGTTACACTGACTATTGATAAAGACATTAGAATGGGTTTTCAGGACTAGAAGTTaaggaaaatgtttccaaatggTTTTAGATTATTATAGTAAGACGTGTGTAGTCTAATTTATcaaaagattaaatgaaagaactttgttttaagaaatatataagtAATGTTCAGCCTAATGCATATGGCACATTTATTCCGTCCTAATTATTTGATAGGGTTGCAGTGTTAAATTGTGAATGTTTTCTCATTAATGTTACCAAAACGGCAATTGGGTAACTAAAACTAGTGGTTTTAGAGGAACTCAGGTATTCTTTTCCTGACATTGTTTtcagaataaagaatatttttcataatattttaagatacacattatctgaaagaattttctttagCATTGACTTTTGTAATTCCCAGTctaaaaattcttaacattttcaaagtttgtatttttaaatggaagttcTAAAAGCTATTTTTTATCTGTAAACAATCAGATTTTCTAAGTGCAGATTAATTTACTGAGgatgatatattttaatactgTATTCTCTGTAGTATGCTTAGCAATCAGATGAGATGATTTAAATAGTTTGTGGACCTCATACATACAATCCTGCCATCAGCTTTAATGTACATGATCTTGCTTTTTGTATAGTGCCATGAACTAtcttaaactattaaaataatcacATGGATTACAAACAGCTGGCTTCACTGATGATTTGAATAGGGTGATAAAGGAGACCTACTCAATCTTATAAAGTCTTCTCCAAAAAGTTTTGGAATCTTACACTTGAGTCATCGTTACTTGGGAGATAAAGCTTGCACTCGGCTTCCAGGAAAAGCCTTAGTGTAGTTTGTTTGCCTCTAGGTATTTGTGCAGTGTGATAGAAAAGGCAATGAGGCAATTTCTCTCTCCCCACGAAACCTGTAAGGCAGAATCACATCTTTAACAGAAGTATGAAGGGCTGGTTATATCTAGAGTAGAAGTTTCTGCCCATTTCCTCTATTACCATTAATCAGTTTGCACACAAGGAAAAGATAGTGGAAAGGAAAAGTTGGGAGGTAGAAAATAAATTTGCAGTATTAAGACAAAGTCTAAACCAGCATATGGATAAATGACAGTGACCAACCAGCTACAGATTAAGTCCTTTTCATGCCTGTATAGCCACCCAAATTGACAAAAGAATATTAGAAagcagggcacctgcgtggctcagtcgcttcaatggctgccttcggctcaggtcatgatcccacagtcctgggatccaagccctgcgtcgggctccctgctcagcggggaccctgcttctccc encodes:
- the RNFT1 gene encoding E3 ubiquitin-protein ligase RNFT1 isoform X1 is translated as MQANCSQLHSPPGAVGNEDASATQCVHTKLTGEGSCLHSGDVHIQINSIPKEYAENPTSRNTRSGVHSCTHGCIHSRFRSHSQNEARQPDDSATESGDHGSSSFSEFRSLFKWLHKSLPYILILGVKLVMQHITGISLGIGLLTTFMYANKSIVNQVFLRERCSKIQCAWLLVFLAGSSVLLYYTFHSQSLYYSLIFLNPTLDNSSFWEVLWIVGITDFILKFLFMGLKCLILLMPSFIMPFKSKGYWYMLLEESCQYYRTFVPIPVWFRYLISYGEFGNVTRRSLGILLALLYLILKLLDFFGHLRTFRRVLRIFFTRPSYGVAASKRQCSDVDICSICQAEFQKPILLICQHIFCEECITLWFNREKTCPLCRTVISDHINKWKDGATSSHLQIY
- the RNFT1 gene encoding E3 ubiquitin-protein ligase RNFT1 isoform X2, whose protein sequence is MQANCSQLHSPPGAVGNEDASATQCVHTKLTGEGSCLHSGDVHIQINSIPKEYAENPTSRNTRSGVHSCTHGCIHSRFRSHSQNEARQPDDSATESGDHGSSSFSEFRSLFKWLHKSLPYILILGVKLVMQHITGISLGIGLLTTFMYANKSIVNQVFLRERCSKIQCAWLLVFLAGSSVLLYYTFHSQSLYYSLIFLNPTLDNSSFWEVLWIVGITDFILKFLFMGLKCLILLMPSFIMPFKSKGYWYMLLEESCQYYRTFVPIPVWFRYLISYGEFGNVTRRSLGILLALLYLILKLLDFFGHLRTFRRVLRIFFTRPSYGVAASKRQCSDVDICSICQAEFQKPILLICQIHT
- the RNFT1 gene encoding E3 ubiquitin-protein ligase RNFT1 isoform X3, whose amino-acid sequence is MQANCSQLHSPPGAVGNEDASATQCVHTKLTGEGSCLHSGDVHIQINSIPKEYAENPTSRNTRSGVHSCTHGCIHSRFRSHSQNEARQPDDSATESGDHGSSSFSEFRSLFKWLHKSLPYILILGVKLVMQHITGISLGIGLLTTFMYANKSIVNQVFLRERCSKIQCAWLLVFLAGSSVLLYYTFHSQSLYYSLIFLNPTLDNSSFWEVLWIVGITDFILKFLFMGLKCLILLMPSFIMPFKSKLLDFFGHLRTFRRVLRIFFTRPSYGVAASKRQCSDVDICSICQAEFQKPILLICQHIFCEECITLWFNREKTCPLCRTVISDHINKWKDGATSSHLQIY